The following are from one region of the Stanieria sp. NIES-3757 genome:
- a CDS encoding putative amino acid transporter — protein sequence MLSKRDRKRFVLWLLREERHDIEGKHPTHLWWQVMCLTGVDYFSTLGYQPGIAALAAGALSPIATLILVLLTLFGALPIYRRVATLSPHGEGSIAMLENLLPWWQGKLLVLFLLGFVATDFIITITLSAADATAHIIENPLIPEFFHEQTLGITIVLIGLLGSVFLKGFQEAIGIAVFLVTTYLFLNLIVISVGIQQVLQNPSLINDWQRALFQAHGNPLMMVGIAALLFPKLALGLSGFETGVAVMPLVKGNPNDTEANPRGRIHNTYNLLTAAAVTMSFFLIFSSLVTTLLIPTAEFQPGGEANGRALAYLSHHYLGNVFGTIYDLSTISILWFAGASAMAGLLNIVPRYLPRYGMAPDWTRTRRPLVLVYTAIAFVVTILFRANVDAQGGAYATGVLVLMSTAAFAVTLSVSRRGRGTPSRRGQLIFGLITLVFIYTTIVNIIERPDGVKIAAFFIGTIIATSLISRVWRSTELRVDRIEVDEAACSFIDEESQHVIRLIANRRNAGDEAEYYWKEKEVREDNHIPASAPILFLEVEIVDASEFVETIRVRGAQVGNYRILRAQGAAVPNTIAAILLHIRDLTGQLPHAYFGWAEGNPIQYLLRFLLFGEGDTAVVTREVLRRAESQPERRPSIHVGG from the coding sequence ATGTTATCTAAAAGGGACCGCAAGCGGTTTGTCCTCTGGTTACTTAGAGAAGAACGCCACGATATAGAAGGAAAGCATCCGACTCATCTCTGGTGGCAAGTGATGTGTTTAACAGGAGTTGATTATTTCTCTACACTCGGTTATCAACCTGGCATTGCTGCTTTGGCAGCAGGCGCACTCTCTCCCATCGCCACTTTAATCTTAGTTTTACTAACGCTGTTTGGAGCTTTACCTATTTATCGACGAGTGGCAACTCTTAGTCCACATGGAGAAGGCTCGATTGCGATGCTTGAAAATCTCCTCCCTTGGTGGCAAGGTAAATTATTGGTTCTTTTTTTATTAGGTTTTGTCGCAACTGACTTTATTATTACTATTACTCTTTCAGCAGCAGATGCTACCGCACATATTATTGAAAATCCTTTAATACCTGAATTTTTTCACGAACAGACTCTTGGTATTACCATCGTTTTAATTGGTTTACTTGGTTCAGTTTTTCTGAAAGGCTTTCAAGAAGCGATTGGAATTGCAGTTTTTTTAGTTACTACTTATTTATTTTTAAATCTAATTGTTATTAGTGTTGGGATACAACAAGTCTTACAAAACCCTAGTCTAATTAATGATTGGCAGAGAGCTTTATTTCAAGCTCATGGTAATCCTTTAATGATGGTTGGAATTGCTGCTTTATTGTTTCCCAAATTAGCTTTGGGTTTGTCTGGGTTTGAGACTGGTGTAGCTGTGATGCCTTTGGTGAAGGGGAATCCTAATGATACAGAGGCAAATCCTCGGGGGAGAATTCATAATACCTATAATTTACTGACTGCTGCTGCCGTCACTATGAGTTTCTTTTTAATTTTTAGTAGCTTGGTAACAACTTTACTAATTCCAACAGCAGAATTTCAACCTGGAGGTGAAGCCAATGGACGTGCTTTAGCTTATCTAAGTCATCATTATTTGGGTAATGTTTTTGGCACAATTTATGATTTGAGTACAATTTCAATTCTCTGGTTTGCTGGTGCTTCGGCAATGGCAGGACTTTTGAATATTGTTCCGCGCTATTTGCCTCGTTATGGCATGGCTCCAGATTGGACAAGGACACGAAGACCACTGGTTTTGGTCTACACAGCAATTGCGTTTGTCGTGACAATTTTGTTTAGAGCAAATGTCGATGCTCAAGGTGGAGCGTACGCAACAGGGGTACTGGTTTTAATGAGTACTGCTGCTTTCGCTGTAACTTTATCAGTAAGTCGTAGAGGTAGAGGAACACCTTCTAGGCGTGGACAATTAATTTTTGGTTTGATTACTTTAGTATTTATTTATACTACTATAGTCAATATTATTGAAAGACCTGATGGGGTTAAAATTGCAGCCTTTTTCATTGGTACAATTATTGCTACTTCTCTGATTTCCAGAGTTTGGCGTTCGACTGAACTGCGAGTAGACCGAATTGAAGTGGATGAAGCTGCCTGTAGTTTTATTGATGAGGAAAGCCAACACGTAATTAGATTAATTGCGAATCGTAGGAACGCAGGAGATGAAGCAGAATATTATTGGAAAGAAAAAGAAGTACGTGAAGACAATCACATTCCTGCCTCAGCTCCAATTTTGTTTTTAGAAGTAGAAATTGTTGATGCTTCAGAATTTGTTGAGACGATTCGGGTTCGAGGAGCGCAAGTTGGAAATTATCGGATTTTACGCGCTCAAGGTGCTGCCGTACCTAATACGATTGCAGCTATTCTCCTCCATATTCGCGACCTAACAGGACAATTACCACACGCTTACTTTGGTTGGGCAGAAGGTAATCCGATTCAGTATTTGTTACGTTTTCTTTTATTTGGTGAAGGAGATACTGCTGTAGTAACCAGGGAAGTGCTTCGTAGAGCCGAAAGCCAACCCGAAAGACGACCAAGTATTCACGTTGGTGGTTAA
- a CDS encoding Glutathione S-transferase domain protein produces the protein MIDLYTFTTPNGRKISIMLEELELDYNVHKIDITKGEQFTPEYIAINPNSKIPAIVDRDTEITVFESGAILIYLAEKTGKFLPTKIKQRFQVLEWLMFQMGSVGPMFGQYNHFNHYAPEKIPYAIERYQKETLRLYSVLDRQLAQRKFVGEDYSIADMAIYPWVAAYEFMGLTLDNHPNLKRWVETMEQRPAVQKGMAVPA, from the coding sequence ATGATCGATCTTTATACTTTTACCACTCCCAACGGTCGGAAAATCTCCATTATGCTTGAAGAATTGGAATTAGATTACAACGTCCATAAAATTGACATTACCAAGGGCGAACAATTTACACCAGAATATATTGCGATTAATCCTAACAGTAAAATACCAGCCATTGTTGACCGAGATACTGAGATAACCGTTTTTGAATCTGGTGCAATTTTAATTTATCTAGCAGAAAAAACAGGAAAATTTTTACCAACCAAGATAAAACAACGTTTTCAAGTCTTGGAATGGCTAATGTTTCAGATGGGAAGTGTAGGCCCTATGTTTGGTCAATATAATCACTTCAATCATTATGCCCCTGAAAAAATTCCTTATGCTATTGAACGTTATCAAAAAGAAACTCTTCGACTTTATAGCGTATTAGACCGGCAACTTGCTCAAAGAAAATTTGTTGGTGAAGATTATTCGATTGCTGACATGGCTATTTATCCTTGGGTAGCAGCCTATGAATTTATGGGATTAACTTTAGATAATCATCCTAATTTAAAGCGATGGGTCGAGACAATGGAACAACGTCCAGCCGTCCAAAAAGGTATGGCAGTACCAGCTTAA
- a CDS encoding K+ channel inward rectifier domain-containing protein yields MRLRPNWLRLKKFDSFSNPIRLAKRDGKFEMDGMGSWRSYFDDPYHLMLAIPWTGFFGVVALSYITINALFAVMYLLGGDCLDSPRPINFEDAFFFSVQTFGSIGYGVISPKTTYANVVVTFEAIASLITIALVTGLTFARFAKPTARVVFSKLAVIAPHNGVPTLMFRMANHRRNYILETQTKVYLLRDEMTTEGEFYYRIRQLKLLRSRSPSFSLTWTAMHPIDENSPLYGLSPEILEKTHTQIMVSLTGIDEVASYNLNLHHVYASHEIFFNHRLMDIIYKSPNGDRYFHYANFHQVVPIEQENIIPAEEKEQRQFGLN; encoded by the coding sequence ATGAGACTCAGACCTAACTGGCTGCGCCTTAAAAAATTCGATAGCTTTTCCAATCCTATTCGTCTGGCAAAAAGAGATGGCAAGTTTGAGATGGATGGCATGGGAAGTTGGCGTTCTTATTTTGACGATCCTTATCATTTAATGCTGGCTATTCCTTGGACTGGTTTTTTTGGAGTAGTTGCCCTGAGTTACATAACTATCAATGCTCTTTTTGCTGTAATGTATTTGCTAGGTGGAGATTGCTTAGATTCACCAAGACCAATTAATTTTGAAGATGCGTTCTTTTTTAGTGTTCAAACCTTCGGTTCGATTGGTTATGGCGTAATTTCTCCGAAAACCACTTATGCTAATGTCGTTGTTACTTTTGAAGCGATCGCAAGCTTGATAACTATTGCTCTTGTAACAGGGTTGACTTTTGCTCGATTTGCTAAACCTACTGCCCGTGTTGTCTTTAGTAAACTAGCAGTGATTGCCCCTCATAATGGCGTACCCACTTTGATGTTTCGCATGGCAAATCACCGACGTAATTATATTTTGGAAACTCAAACCAAAGTTTATTTGTTACGGGATGAAATGACTACTGAAGGGGAGTTTTATTATCGCATTCGTCAATTAAAATTGTTACGTTCTCGTTCTCCTAGTTTTAGTCTGACTTGGACTGCGATGCATCCTATTGATGAAAATAGTCCTTTATATGGTTTAAGTCCAGAAATTTTAGAAAAAACTCATACTCAGATCATGGTTTCACTCACTGGGATTGATGAGGTTGCTTCTTATAATCTCAACTTACATCATGTTTATGCATCTCATGAAATTTTCTTTAATCATCGGTTGATGGATATTATTTATAAATCCCCCAATGGCGATCGCTATTTTCATTATGCTAATTTTCATCAGGTAGTTCCTATCGAACAAGAAAATATAATCCCAGCCGAGGAAAAAGAACAAAGACAGTTTGGTTTAAATTGA
- a CDS encoding two component transcriptional regulator, LuxR family, with the protein MKFIFLILEDHPEVAQNNCLFLQKFNPEAICQIVDTHIAALERINLETPDLVIVDLLFGTLTGEQSAQASLNFLQQVFQDYPKLNILIYTSEYSYLKSLTTAIAHHQGGFVVVSKLERRRAFLEGVKHALDGKLEIPRELRYDIELDERELQVLILLCRESLTDKAIAQRMNISLKTVQNCVQRLKAKLGIDYFDQDNTSARVALCMEAVRRKLILP; encoded by the coding sequence ATGAAGTTTATATTTTTGATCCTTGAAGATCATCCTGAAGTTGCTCAAAATAACTGTTTATTTCTGCAAAAGTTCAATCCAGAAGCAATTTGTCAAATTGTTGATACTCACATCGCAGCTTTAGAAAGAATTAACTTAGAAACTCCCGATCTTGTTATCGTCGATTTACTGTTTGGTACATTAACAGGTGAACAATCTGCCCAAGCCAGTTTAAATTTTTTACAGCAGGTTTTCCAAGATTATCCAAAGCTGAATATTTTAATCTATACCAGTGAGTATAGCTATTTAAAATCTCTGACTACAGCGATCGCTCATCATCAAGGAGGATTTGTCGTCGTTAGTAAGCTAGAACGACGGAGAGCTTTTCTAGAAGGTGTCAAACACGCCTTAGATGGCAAACTAGAAATTCCCAGAGAACTGCGTTATGACATCGAGCTAGACGAACGAGAATTACAAGTGTTGATCTTGTTATGTCGAGAATCCCTGACCGATAAAGCGATCGCGCAACGAATGAATATCTCTTTAAAAACAGTCCAAAATTGTGTCCAACGTCTGAAAGCCAAACTAGGGATCGATTATTTCGACCAAGATAATACTAGCGCTCGTGTTGCCTTATGTATGGAAGCAGTTCGCCGTAAATTGATTTTGCCTTAA